One Streptomyces sp. RPA4-2 genomic window carries:
- a CDS encoding adenylate/guanylate cyclase domain-containing protein, translated as MTVDDTGSGTGAHPAPDGEPGRTAGSATDPAPAAADADLRGDEDAGDPQERSDPNARSDRNLSDTPSPPPDPQGRLDGQGRLDAQNRLDEQAADSGEDPLALRLEGLILGAERRYTPFQAARSAGVSMELASRFWRAMGFADIGQAKALTEADVLALRRLAGLVEAGLLSEAMAVQVARSTGQTTARLAEWQIDSFLEGLTEPPEPGMTRTEVTYPLIELLLPELEEFIVYVWRRQLAAATGRVVQAGDDEEMVDRRLAVGFADLVGFTRLTRRMEEEELGELVEAFETTAADLVAAHGGRLIKTLGDEVLYSADDAGVAAEIALRLIETMANDETMPELRVGIAFGTVTTRMGDVFGTTVNLASRLTSIAPRDAVLVDGAFAEELIRTQDAPASEAEAAEAAATAEKEGEEPPAYRFALQPMWQRPVRGLGVIEPWLLARRELSDTP; from the coding sequence GTGACCGTCGACGACACGGGCTCCGGCACGGGTGCGCACCCCGCTCCCGACGGTGAGCCGGGGCGTACCGCCGGGTCGGCCACCGACCCGGCGCCCGCGGCCGCCGACGCGGACCTGCGGGGTGACGAGGACGCCGGGGACCCACAGGAGCGATCGGACCCGAACGCGCGTTCGGACCGCAATCTGTCGGACACCCCGAGCCCGCCGCCGGACCCGCAGGGGCGGCTGGACGGCCAGGGCCGGCTGGACGCGCAGAACCGGCTCGACGAGCAGGCCGCCGACTCCGGGGAGGATCCCCTCGCCCTGCGCCTGGAGGGGCTCATCCTGGGCGCCGAGCGCCGCTACACCCCGTTCCAGGCCGCCCGCAGCGCCGGTGTCTCCATGGAACTGGCCTCCCGCTTCTGGCGGGCCATGGGCTTCGCCGACATAGGCCAGGCCAAGGCGCTGACCGAGGCCGACGTCCTCGCCCTGCGCCGGCTGGCCGGTCTCGTCGAGGCGGGCCTGCTCAGCGAGGCGATGGCGGTGCAGGTCGCCCGCTCCACCGGCCAGACCACCGCGCGGCTGGCCGAGTGGCAGATCGACTCCTTCCTGGAGGGGCTGACCGAGCCCCCCGAACCGGGGATGACGCGCACCGAGGTCACGTACCCCCTGATCGAGCTGCTCCTGCCCGAGCTGGAGGAGTTCATCGTCTACGTCTGGCGGCGCCAGCTCGCCGCCGCGACCGGCCGGGTGGTGCAGGCCGGTGACGACGAGGAGATGGTCGACCGCCGCCTCGCCGTCGGCTTCGCGGACCTCGTCGGGTTCACCCGGCTGACCCGCCGCATGGAGGAGGAGGAGCTCGGCGAGCTCGTCGAGGCCTTCGAGACCACCGCCGCCGACCTGGTGGCCGCGCACGGGGGCCGGCTCATCAAGACCCTCGGCGACGAGGTGCTGTACTCCGCGGACGACGCGGGTGTCGCCGCCGAGATCGCCCTGCGCCTCATCGAGACGATGGCCAACGACGAGACCATGCCGGAGCTGCGTGTCGGTATCGCCTTCGGCACCGTCACGACCCGGATGGGCGACGTCTTCGGCACGACGGTGAACCTCGCCTCCCGGCTCACGTCGATAGCGCCGCGGGACGCCGTCCTGGTGGACGGTGCCTTCGCGGAGGAACTGATACGCACCCAGGACGCCCCCGCCTCCGAGGCCGAGGCCGCCGAGGCGGCGGCCACCGCGGAGAAGGAGGGCGAGGAGCCGCCCGCCTACCGCTTCGCCCTCCAGCCGATGTGGCAGCGCCCGGTCCGCGGCCTCGGCGTGATCGAACCGTGGCTGCTGGCCCGGCGGGAGCTGTCGGACACACCCTGA
- a CDS encoding enoyl-CoA hydratase/isomerase family protein: protein MAEQGDEPRSGDEGRSEGERRFGEFVVVRRHEHVAELALDRPKAMNAVSTEMARSLAGACAALAADPGVRVVVLTSTHERAFCVGADLKERNSFTDADLMRQRPVARAAYTGVLELPMPTVAAVHGFALGGGFELALSCDLIVADRTAVLGLPEVSVGVIPGGGGTQLLPRRVGAARAAELIFSARRLEAAEARELGLVDDLVDVGQDRAEALALAARVAANSPVGLRAAKRALRLGQGLDLRAGLEVEDAAWRSVAFSGDRAEGVAAFNEKRKPQWPGQ, encoded by the coding sequence ATGGCGGAGCAAGGGGACGAGCCGAGGTCCGGGGACGAGGGGCGGTCCGAGGGCGAGCGCCGGTTCGGGGAGTTCGTCGTCGTGCGTCGGCACGAGCATGTCGCGGAGCTCGCCCTCGACCGGCCGAAGGCCATGAACGCCGTGTCCACGGAGATGGCCCGATCCCTCGCCGGCGCCTGCGCGGCGCTCGCCGCCGACCCCGGCGTACGGGTCGTGGTGCTGACCTCCACCCATGAGCGGGCCTTCTGCGTGGGCGCCGACCTGAAGGAGCGCAACTCCTTCACCGACGCCGACCTGATGCGGCAGCGCCCGGTGGCGCGGGCCGCGTACACCGGCGTTCTGGAGCTGCCGATGCCGACCGTCGCCGCCGTGCACGGCTTCGCGCTCGGCGGCGGGTTCGAGCTGGCGCTCTCCTGCGATCTGATCGTGGCCGACCGTACGGCGGTGCTCGGGCTGCCCGAGGTGTCGGTCGGGGTGATCCCGGGAGGCGGCGGTACGCAGTTGCTGCCGCGCCGCGTCGGTGCGGCCCGCGCGGCCGAGCTGATCTTCTCGGCGCGCCGTCTGGAGGCGGCCGAGGCGCGGGAGTTGGGGCTTGTCGACGACCTCGTGGACGTGGGGCAGGACCGTGCGGAGGCGCTGGCGCTCGCCGCCCGTGTCGCCGCCAACTCGCCCGTCGGCCTGCGGGCGGCCAAGCGGGCGCTGCGGCTCGGGCAGGGGCTCGACCTCCGTGCGGGGCTGGAGGTCGAGGACGCCGCCTGGCGGTCGGTCGCCTTCTCCGGGGACCGGGCGGAGGGAGTCGCGGCCTTCAACGAGAAGCGCAAGCCGCAGTGGCCCGGCCAGTAG
- a CDS encoding sensor domain-containing diguanylate cyclase, with protein MGEDRRLRAVVELAQGMAAAHTPRESWRAAARGACHALSGSFAALSVWERELGRLRVLVNVGERAPDEEEFPEGEAYPVHQFPEIAEFLHERWAGGGGPNAWVETADGPAGGRAGYCHQRVAALRRRGRGCCVVAPVVLHGRAWGELYVARPASEPFFDRADADFATVLASVVAAGIAQTERLEEARRLAFTDALTGLANRRAVDVRLDEAIARHRAEDVVVSLVVCDLNGLKRVNDTRGHAVGDRLLERFGSVLSLCGAMLPGTLAARLGGDEFCLLAVGPPADEVVRIAGELCRRAAELEMGDGVACGVASTGDPIGPVRSARRLFRLADAAQYRAKAVRAAQPVVAGREGPDDPVVRLADAPPPAEGERRRFRGRHEQRRP; from the coding sequence ATGGGTGAGGACAGACGGCTGAGGGCCGTGGTGGAGCTGGCGCAGGGGATGGCGGCGGCGCACACCCCACGCGAATCCTGGCGGGCCGCGGCGCGCGGTGCCTGCCACGCGCTCAGCGGCAGCTTCGCCGCGCTCTCCGTGTGGGAGCGCGAACTCGGCCGGCTCCGCGTGCTGGTGAACGTGGGCGAACGCGCGCCGGACGAGGAGGAGTTCCCCGAGGGGGAGGCCTACCCGGTGCACCAGTTCCCGGAGATCGCCGAGTTCCTGCACGAGCGCTGGGCCGGCGGCGGCGGCCCGAACGCCTGGGTGGAGACGGCGGACGGCCCGGCGGGCGGCCGTGCCGGGTACTGCCACCAGCGGGTCGCCGCCCTGCGCAGGCGCGGGCGCGGCTGCTGCGTGGTCGCCCCGGTCGTGCTGCACGGGCGCGCCTGGGGCGAGCTGTACGTGGCCCGGCCCGCGTCGGAGCCCTTCTTCGACCGGGCCGACGCGGACTTCGCGACCGTCCTCGCCTCCGTCGTCGCGGCCGGGATCGCCCAGACCGAGCGGTTGGAGGAGGCCCGGCGGCTGGCGTTCACGGACGCCCTGACCGGGCTCGCCAACCGCCGTGCCGTCGACGTACGTCTGGACGAGGCGATCGCACGGCACCGGGCGGAGGACGTCGTGGTCAGTCTCGTCGTCTGCGATCTCAACGGACTCAAGCGCGTGAACGACACCCGGGGGCACGCCGTCGGCGACCGGCTGCTGGAGCGGTTCGGGTCGGTGCTGTCGCTGTGCGGGGCGATGCTCCCGGGCACCCTCGCCGCCCGCCTCGGCGGCGACGAGTTCTGTCTTCTCGCGGTCGGACCGCCGGCCGACGAGGTCGTGCGCATCGCCGGTGAACTCTGCCGCCGCGCCGCCGAGTTGGAGATGGGCGACGGGGTCGCGTGCGGGGTCGCGTCGACCGGGGACCCGATCGGGCCGGTGCGCTCGGCACGCCGCCTCTTCCGGCTGGCCGACGCCGCCCAGTACCGCGCGAAGGCCGTACGCGCCGCACAGCCCGTCGTCGCCGGGCGGGAGGGGCCCGACGACCCGGTGGTACGCCTGGCCGACGCGCCGCCCCCGGCCGAGGGAGAGCGCCGCCGCTTCCGGGGGCGCCACGAGCAGCGCCGCCCGTGA
- the hutH gene encoding histidine ammonia-lyase → MHTVVVGTSGVTASDVLAVARGGARIELADEAVAALAAAREIVDALAAKPEPVYGVSTGFGALASRHISPELRAQLQRNIVRSHAAGMGPRVEREVVRALMFLRLKTVCSGHTGVRPEVARTMADILNAGITPVVHEYGSLGCSGDLAPLSHCALTLMGEGDAEGPDGTVRPAGELLAEHGIAPVELREKEGLALLNGTDGMLGMLVMALADLDTLYKSADVTAALSLEALLGTDKVLAPELHAIRPHPGQSASAANMLAVLKGSELTGHHQDGAPRVQDAYSVRCAPQVAGAGRDTLAHARLVAERELAAAVDNPVVLPDGRVESNGNFHGAPVAYVLDFLAIAAADLGSIAERRTDRLLDKNRSHGLPPFLADDAGVDSGLMIAQYTQAALVSEMKRLAVPASVDSIPSSAMQEDHVSMGWSAARKLRTAVDNLTRIVAIELYAATRAIELREGLAPAPASRAVIDAVRAAGVQGPGPDRFLSPDLEAADAFVRGGQVVTAVEAVTGPLL, encoded by the coding sequence ATGCATACTGTGGTGGTGGGGACGTCCGGCGTGACCGCGTCCGACGTTCTCGCCGTGGCGCGCGGCGGCGCCCGCATCGAGCTCGCCGACGAGGCGGTGGCGGCCCTGGCCGCGGCCCGCGAGATCGTGGACGCGCTGGCCGCCAAGCCGGAGCCCGTCTACGGGGTCTCCACCGGCTTCGGCGCGCTCGCGAGCCGGCACATCAGCCCGGAACTCCGCGCCCAGCTGCAGCGCAACATCGTCCGCTCGCACGCCGCCGGGATGGGCCCGCGCGTCGAGCGCGAGGTCGTGCGCGCGCTGATGTTCCTGCGGCTCAAGACCGTCTGCTCGGGACACACCGGCGTCCGGCCCGAGGTCGCGCGGACCATGGCCGACATCCTCAACGCGGGCATCACCCCGGTCGTGCACGAGTACGGCTCGCTGGGCTGCTCCGGCGACCTGGCGCCGCTCTCCCACTGCGCGCTGACGCTGATGGGCGAGGGTGACGCGGAGGGCCCGGACGGCACGGTCCGCCCCGCCGGCGAGCTCCTCGCCGAGCACGGCATCGCACCCGTCGAGCTGCGCGAGAAGGAGGGCCTCGCCCTTCTCAACGGCACCGACGGCATGCTCGGCATGCTGGTCATGGCCCTCGCCGACCTGGACACGCTCTACAAGTCCGCCGACGTCACCGCGGCCCTCTCCCTCGAGGCCCTGCTCGGCACCGACAAGGTCCTCGCCCCCGAGCTGCACGCCATCCGCCCGCACCCCGGACAGAGCGCCTCGGCCGCCAACATGCTGGCCGTGCTCAAGGGTTCGGAGCTCACCGGCCACCACCAGGACGGCGCCCCGCGCGTCCAGGACGCCTACTCCGTGCGCTGCGCCCCGCAGGTCGCGGGCGCCGGCCGCGACACCCTCGCGCACGCCCGGCTCGTCGCGGAGCGCGAGCTCGCCGCCGCCGTCGACAACCCGGTCGTGCTGCCCGACGGGCGGGTCGAGTCGAACGGCAACTTCCACGGCGCCCCGGTCGCCTACGTCCTCGACTTCCTGGCCATCGCCGCCGCCGACCTGGGCTCCATCGCCGAGCGCCGCACCGACCGGCTGCTCGACAAGAACCGCTCGCACGGACTGCCGCCGTTCCTCGCGGACGACGCGGGTGTCGACTCCGGTCTGATGATCGCCCAGTACACGCAGGCCGCACTGGTCAGCGAGATGAAGCGGCTCGCCGTACCGGCGTCCGTGGACTCCATCCCGTCCTCCGCCATGCAGGAGGACCACGTCTCCATGGGCTGGTCGGCCGCGCGCAAGCTGCGCACCGCGGTGGACAACCTGACCCGCATCGTCGCGATCGAGCTGTACGCCGCCACCCGCGCGATCGAACTGCGCGAGGGTCTCGCCCCCGCCCCGGCGTCGCGGGCCGTGATCGACGCCGTCCGCGCCGCCGGTGTCCAGGGGCCGGGCCCCGACCGTTTCCTCTCCCCGGACCTGGAGGCGGCCGACGCCTTCGTGCGCGGCGGCCAGGTGGTGACCGCGGTGGAAGCGGTCACCGGTCCGCTGCTGTAG
- a CDS encoding cold-shock protein — protein sequence MATGTVKWFNSEKGFGFIEQDGGGPDVFAHYSNIASSGFRELLEGQKVSFDVAQGQKGLQAENIIPA from the coding sequence ATGGCTACCGGCACCGTGAAGTGGTTCAACTCGGAAAAGGGCTTCGGCTTCATCGAGCAGGACGGCGGCGGCCCCGACGTCTTCGCCCACTACTCCAACATCGCCAGCTCCGGCTTCCGTGAGCTGCTGGAGGGCCAGAAGGTCTCGTTCGACGTCGCGCAGGGCCAGAAGGGCCTGCAGGCGGAGAACATCATCCCCGCCTGA
- a CDS encoding DEAD/DEAH box helicase has protein sequence MTRSERPVRKRPANARGGAQTGGSARNAGRGGGRGAGKGPARKAAAPQEFSLPETITPALPAVESFDALDMPAALTKTLAAQGVTEPFPIQGATLPNSLAGRDVLGRGRTGSGKTLAFGLALLARTAGRRAEPRAPLALVLVPTRELAQQVDDALTPYATAVNLRVVTAVGGMSIGRQAGTLRRGAEVLVATPGRLKDLIERGDCTLGQVAITVLDEADQMADMGFMPQVTALLQQVEPDGQRLLFSATLDKNIDRLVRMFLTDPVVHSVDPSAGAVTTMEHHVLHVADETDKKAVALRIAARDGRVILFVDTKRGADRFTKRLLANGVRASALHGGRSQPQRNRTLDQFKNGQVTALVATNVAARGIHIDDLDLVVNVDPPTDHKDYLHRGGRTARAGESGSVVTLVLPEQRREMTRLMADAGITPRSAQVKSSDEELARLTGAREPSGVPVVIEVPQPVEQPKQRPRSRPRTGGGARRSTGSGTGTAAESQGRQAQGRQPQRGTGGATGGGATGGRRTGGGNGTGGGTRGRAPQRRTERGGQGGGGRRAA, from the coding sequence ATGACTCGATCCGAACGTCCCGTCCGTAAGCGGCCGGCGAATGCGCGTGGCGGCGCCCAGACCGGCGGCTCCGCGAGGAACGCGGGCCGCGGTGGCGGCCGGGGCGCCGGCAAGGGCCCCGCCCGCAAGGCGGCGGCACCGCAGGAGTTCTCCCTGCCCGAGACCATCACCCCGGCGCTGCCCGCCGTCGAATCATTCGACGCGCTGGACATGCCGGCCGCCCTGACCAAGACCCTCGCGGCGCAGGGTGTCACCGAGCCGTTCCCGATCCAGGGCGCGACCCTGCCCAACTCGCTGGCCGGACGCGACGTCCTGGGCCGGGGCCGCACCGGCTCCGGCAAGACGCTCGCCTTCGGGCTCGCGCTGCTGGCCCGCACCGCCGGCCGTCGCGCCGAACCCAGGGCACCGCTCGCCCTGGTCCTGGTGCCCACGCGTGAGCTGGCCCAGCAGGTCGACGACGCGCTGACGCCGTACGCGACCGCCGTCAACCTGCGTGTCGTCACCGCGGTCGGCGGCATGTCGATCGGCCGCCAGGCCGGTACGCTGCGCCGCGGCGCCGAAGTGCTGGTGGCCACCCCGGGACGGCTGAAGGACCTCATCGAGCGCGGCGACTGCACGCTCGGCCAGGTCGCGATCACCGTCCTCGACGAGGCCGACCAGATGGCCGACATGGGCTTCATGCCGCAGGTCACCGCGCTGCTCCAGCAGGTCGAGCCGGACGGTCAGCGACTGCTCTTCTCGGCGACGCTGGACAAGAACATCGACCGGCTCGTCCGGATGTTCCTGACGGACCCCGTGGTGCACTCCGTCGACCCGTCGGCGGGCGCGGTGACGACCATGGAGCACCACGTGCTGCACGTCGCCGACGAGACCGACAAGAAGGCCGTGGCCCTGCGGATCGCCGCGCGCGACGGCCGCGTGATCCTCTTCGTGGACACCAAGCGCGGTGCCGACCGGTTCACCAAGCGGCTGCTGGCCAACGGCGTACGGGCCTCCGCGCTGCACGGCGGCCGCAGCCAGCCGCAGCGCAACCGGACCCTGGACCAGTTCAAGAACGGCCAGGTCACCGCGCTGGTCGCCACCAACGTGGCCGCCCGCGGCATCCACATCGACGACCTCGACCTGGTCGTCAACGTCGACCCGCCGACCGACCACAAGGACTACCTGCACCGGGGCGGCCGTACCGCGCGGGCCGGCGAGTCCGGCAGCGTCGTCACCCTCGTCCTGCCCGAGCAGCGGCGGGAGATGACGCGTCTGATGGCGGACGCGGGCATCACCCCGCGTTCGGCCCAGGTCAAGTCGAGCGACGAGGAACTGGCCCGCCTCACCGGCGCCCGCGAGCCCTCCGGGGTTCCGGTCGTCATCGAGGTGCCCCAGCCGGTCGAGCAGCCGAAGCAGCGGCCCCGGTCGCGGCCCCGGACGGGCGGCGGCGCACGGCGCTCCACAGGTTCGGGAACGGGCACGGCCGCGGAGTCGCAGGGCCGGCAGGCGCAGGGGCGTCAGCCGCAGCGCGGCACCGGCGGTGCCACCGGCGGCGGCGCCACCGGTGGACGTCGTACCGGCGGCGGCAACGGGACCGGCGGCGGCACCCGGGGGCGTGCTCCGCAGCGCCGTACGGAGCGTGGCGGCCAGGGCGGCGGCGGCCGGCGCGCCGCGTAG
- a CDS encoding DUF2625 family protein encodes MRDLTELTDVEEPAWPLLSEAISTSTVSLEVLPVEPAQARASLLQLQVTARSWLGAFVLNCGGVSLDSGWLRIYGSPGDGSPKGPPGIADVNEFPARFDPAWRPEGGLVVGHDVLGGTYALNGPEPGAVGRPGGPGEVVYFAPDALRWEALGVGHAAWLSWLLEGGTEDFYDNLRWPGWRAETGPLPGSQGITFDPVLWSADARRDLPAARRRALHMTELLDLHRDVGLELDKIDPGFLGDFHP; translated from the coding sequence ATGCGAGACCTGACCGAGCTGACCGATGTCGAGGAGCCCGCGTGGCCCCTCCTGTCCGAGGCGATCTCCACCAGCACGGTGTCCCTGGAGGTGCTCCCGGTGGAGCCGGCCCAGGCCCGCGCGTCCCTGCTGCAACTACAGGTCACCGCGCGCTCCTGGCTCGGCGCCTTCGTCCTCAACTGCGGCGGCGTGTCACTCGACAGCGGCTGGCTGCGCATCTACGGCAGTCCGGGCGACGGATCGCCCAAGGGTCCGCCGGGCATCGCCGACGTCAACGAGTTCCCCGCCCGCTTCGACCCGGCATGGCGGCCGGAGGGCGGGCTCGTCGTCGGCCATGACGTCCTCGGCGGGACCTATGCGCTCAACGGACCCGAGCCGGGCGCGGTGGGCCGCCCCGGGGGGCCCGGCGAGGTGGTCTACTTCGCGCCGGACGCCCTGCGCTGGGAGGCCCTCGGCGTGGGCCACGCGGCCTGGCTCAGCTGGCTCCTGGAAGGCGGCACGGAGGACTTCTACGACAACCTCCGCTGGCCCGGCTGGCGGGCCGAGACAGGGCCGCTCCCCGGCTCCCAGGGCATCACGTTCGACCCGGTGCTGTGGTCCGCCGACGCCCGCCGCGACCTGCCCGCGGCCCGCCGCCGCGCGCTGCACATGACCGAGCTCCTCGACCTCCACCGGGACGTCGGCCTGGAGCTCGACAAGATCGATCCGGGCTTCCTCGGCGACTTCCACCCCTGA
- a CDS encoding LPXTG cell wall anchor domain-containing protein: MSAARRSLLTATAAGTLLGALWFVPSANATPEAPAQHGSAPTADRSAATTTATTAGAEQAVTEPSDDHTRLADTGSVNTTPYVVGGTLFLGLGAGFVTYSVRRERTAAF, encoded by the coding sequence GTGTCCGCCGCACGTCGCTCGTTGCTGACCGCCACCGCAGCGGGGACCCTCCTGGGAGCCCTGTGGTTCGTCCCGTCCGCCAACGCGACTCCGGAAGCGCCTGCTCAGCACGGGTCGGCACCGACCGCCGACCGGTCGGCCGCCACCACAACGGCCACGACGGCCGGAGCGGAGCAGGCCGTCACGGAGCCGAGCGACGACCACACCCGGCTCGCCGACACCGGAAGCGTCAACACGACGCCGTACGTCGTCGGCGGCACCCTTTTCCTCGGCCTCGGTGCCGGCTTTGTGACCTACTCGGTGCGCCGGGAACGCACGGCGGCCTTCTGA
- a CDS encoding Ig-like domain-containing protein, which produces MEKRVMTDSKRGRGLMAASALLGGVLVLSACSGGGSKANASDGGGSSQAQADEAAAQKSSEAQIKITPADGSDNASINNAAAVTVTKGTLSSVSMKTEAGTAVSGQISADKKSWKPAAQLDRATTYKIAAEATDSAGLVAHENASFTTVSAANSFIGNFTPEDGSTVGVGMPVSINFNKAITDKAAVQKGITVSSSSGQEVVGHWFGANRLDFRPEKYWTGGSTVTLKLNLDGVQGASGVYGVQQKTVTFKIGRNQVSVVDAQTKTMKVTQDGKTIKTIPISSGSPEHKTYQGQMVISEKFKETRMNGSTVGFTNSDGKGEYDIKDVPHAMRLSNSGTFVHGNYWGAKSIFGSVNTSHGCVGLSDTKGANDPNTAAAWFYNHSLIGDVVVVKNTGDKTIAPDNGLNGWNLDWASWKAGSAV; this is translated from the coding sequence ATGGAGAAGCGTGTGATGACGGACAGTAAGCGGGGCCGGGGCCTGATGGCCGCGTCCGCACTGCTCGGCGGAGTGCTGGTGCTCTCTGCGTGCAGCGGAGGCGGCAGCAAGGCCAATGCCTCGGACGGCGGTGGGTCCTCGCAGGCCCAGGCCGACGAGGCGGCGGCCCAGAAGAGTTCCGAGGCGCAGATCAAGATCACCCCCGCCGACGGCTCCGACAACGCGTCCATCAACAACGCCGCCGCGGTCACTGTGACCAAGGGCACACTCTCCTCCGTCTCCATGAAGACGGAGGCCGGCACGGCCGTCTCCGGCCAGATATCGGCCGACAAGAAGAGCTGGAAGCCCGCCGCCCAGCTCGACCGTGCCACCACGTACAAGATCGCCGCCGAGGCCACCGACTCCGCGGGCCTGGTGGCCCACGAGAACGCGTCGTTCACCACGGTCTCCGCGGCGAACAGCTTCATCGGCAACTTCACGCCGGAGGACGGTTCCACCGTCGGTGTCGGCATGCCGGTCTCGATCAACTTCAACAAGGCGATCACCGACAAGGCCGCCGTGCAGAAGGGGATCACCGTCTCCTCCAGCAGCGGCCAGGAGGTCGTCGGGCACTGGTTCGGCGCCAACCGCCTCGACTTCCGTCCCGAGAAGTACTGGACGGGCGGTTCGACCGTCACCCTCAAGCTGAACCTGGACGGCGTCCAGGGCGCGAGCGGTGTGTACGGCGTGCAGCAGAAGACGGTCACGTTCAAGATCGGCCGCAACCAGGTCTCGGTCGTCGACGCCCAGACCAAGACCATGAAGGTCACGCAGGACGGCAAGACGATCAAGACGATCCCGATCTCCTCGGGATCCCCGGAGCACAAGACGTACCAGGGCCAGATGGTGATCTCCGAGAAGTTCAAGGAGACCCGGATGAACGGCTCGACGGTCGGTTTCACGAACTCCGACGGCAAGGGCGAGTACGACATCAAGGACGTGCCGCACGCCATGCGGCTGTCGAACTCCGGCACCTTCGTGCACGGCAACTACTGGGGCGCCAAGTCCATCTTCGGCTCGGTGAACACCAGTCACGGCTGTGTCGGCCTGTCCGACACCAAGGGTGCCAACGACCCGAACACCGCCGCGGCCTGGTTCTACAACCACTCGCTGATCGGTGACGTCGTGGTCGTCAAGAACACCGGCGACAAGACCATCGCCCCGGACAACGGCCTCAACGGCTGGAACCTGGACTGGGCGTCGTGGAAGGCCGGTTCGGCCGTCTGA